One genomic window of Aggregatilinea lenta includes the following:
- a CDS encoding HypC/HybG/HupF family hydrogenase formation chaperone, translated as MCLGIPGKIVEIYEQHGLRMGKVDFGGVIKEACLAYVPEAQIGDYTIIHVGFALNVIDEVEAQKTLQLMIEVGILDEELGESPDEDAAR; from the coding sequence ATGTGTCTTGGCATCCCCGGTAAGATTGTTGAGATCTACGAACAGCACGGTCTGCGCATGGGCAAGGTGGACTTCGGCGGCGTGATCAAAGAAGCCTGCCTGGCCTACGTGCCCGAAGCGCAAATCGGCGACTATACGATTATTCACGTCGGCTTCGCGCTGAACGTGATCGACGAGGTCGAGGCGCAAAAGACGCTCCAGCTTATGATTGAGGTCGGCATCCTGGACGAAGAACTCGGCGAATCCCCGGATGAGGACGCGGCACGATGA